In the genome of Deltaproteobacteria bacterium HGW-Deltaproteobacteria-18, the window TGGCCCCTGACCGACCGTTTCGGGTTCATCCCGGCGGTGGCTCTTGGCGGCTTAGGCATGGCCAGCATCGGCTACCAGTTCCCGGAGCTTCTGGGTGGCGGGCAGGGCTGGCTGGAGCTCGCCATGCTCGGCAAGCTGTCCGTGACCATGATGGCCGGGATGATCGTGGGCAAGACGCTGGCCACGTCCGTGGTCCTTGGCTCGGGCATGAGCGGCGGCATGTTCGCACCGGCCCTCTTTGTGGGCGGCATGAGTGGCGGCGTGGTCGGCACCTTGGCCCAGCGCCTGTTTCCGTCCGTGGTGGCCGAGCCGGGAGGCTACGTCCTGGTGGGCATGGCCGCCTTTTTTTCAGGGGTGGCCAATGCGCCCATTGGCCCCCTGGTCATGGTCTGCGAGTTGACACAGGGCTACGGCCTGCTTGCTCCGCTGATGCTGGCCACGGCCATCGCGCTGGTTCTGGGGCGGAACGTGTCGCTGTATGAAAATCAGGTCGACAACAAGTTCGAATCCCCGGCCCATGTCGGTGACGCGACCATCAACATCCTGGAACGTGAAAAGGTCGAGGCGCACTACAAGCCGAGCAGGGTGACCATCGTGGAGGAGGGGACGCATTTCGGCGCCCTGACAGACATCATCGTCAATTCCAACGAGCTCTGTTTCCCGGTGCGCGGCGCTGATGACAGGATAACCGGCATGCTTGCGGTGCAGGATCTGCGAAAGGTCCTGTTCGAGGACACATTGTGCGAATTGCTTGTCGCGGGAGATGTGGCCAGAAAGGTCGTTGTGTTGCGGCCTGACGAGGACCTCTACACGGCCCTGCTCAAATTTGTGGAGTCGGATCTGCCCCAGTTGCCCGTGGTGGATAGTGAGGACCCAACAAACGTGCTCGGAATGCTGGCCAGAGAAGACGTGTTTACGGCATATGCCAAGACCTTGAAGGACATGAAGGAGTTGAGCTGATTTTTGTCGTCGCCGTAAGCGAAGCTGGGCCGG includes:
- a CDS encoding chloride channel protein; the encoded protein is MRAFFRSLFKIPMELAHSYHSVLSFKWLALGIVVGAMTGLGAVLFYVSIEWLQHLLLTTWAGFSLPVPAGENLFSGEAGTFRPWLLFVFLGVIGLFTGYLLRRFVPQTRYGGTDGTDTMIKAFHHQAGHITPSVPVMKVGTSILTIAAGGSAGREGPISLLGAGCGSWLAGKLRLSAKERRILLLAGAAGGLGAIFRAPLGGALTAVEVIYREDFEAEALLPAIISSVVSYSIFTLVFGSEPIFGIPRFEFSEIRELPIYAILGLVCAATGWFYVRTFRFIKFKVFWPLTDRFGFIPAVALGGLGMASIGYQFPELLGGGQGWLELAMLGKLSVTMMAGMIVGKTLATSVVLGSGMSGGMFAPALFVGGMSGGVVGTLAQRLFPSVVAEPGGYVLVGMAAFFSGVANAPIGPLVMVCELTQGYGLLAPLMLATAIALVLGRNVSLYENQVDNKFESPAHVGDATINILEREKVEAHYKPSRVTIVEEGTHFGALTDIIVNSNELCFPVRGADDRITGMLAVQDLRKVLFEDTLCELLVAGDVARKVVVLRPDEDLYTALLKFVESDLPQLPVVDSEDPTNVLGMLAREDVFTAYAKTLKDMKELS